In Dolichospermum flos-aquae CCAP 1403/13F, the following proteins share a genomic window:
- a CDS encoding CAP domain-containing protein, whose protein sequence is MLRQTAFGIALSTLVLASGYMTAANPDNSSAKQTGRYQHSSLVTSQAKISNLTFQTTNLELAVFTQINQYRAKRGLKKLNLNGKISQQARIHSQNMASGKVPFSHQGFEQRVMTIPLKYSSAAENVAYNTGYSNPANEAVSGWLKSPGHLKNLQGKYNLTGVGVAANEQGEVYLTQIFLNTNTSGQN, encoded by the coding sequence ATGTTACGACAAACTGCTTTTGGCATTGCTTTAAGTACGCTTGTCCTTGCTAGTGGCTACATGACTGCTGCGAATCCAGATAATAGTTCTGCTAAACAAACTGGCCGATATCAGCATTCATCACTTGTGACAAGTCAAGCAAAAATATCTAATCTTACTTTTCAAACTACTAATTTAGAACTAGCTGTTTTTACTCAAATTAATCAATATCGGGCGAAACGGGGGCTAAAAAAATTAAATTTAAACGGAAAGATCAGTCAGCAAGCCAGAATTCACAGTCAAAATATGGCTAGTGGTAAAGTTCCTTTTAGTCATCAAGGATTTGAACAGCGGGTAATGACTATTCCTCTTAAATATAGTAGTGCGGCTGAAAATGTAGCTTATAATACGGGATATAGTAACCCTGCCAATGAGGCGGTTTCTGGCTGGTTAAAAAGCCCTGGTCATCTGAAAAATCTTCAGGGTAAATATAATTTAACTGGGGTTGGTGTGGCTGCTAATGAACAAGGAGAAGTTTATTTAACGCAAATATTTTTAAACACTAATACCAGCGGACAAAATTAA
- a CDS encoding ribonuclease D, translating to MTLPDFQVGDGDLNDATLSEYLKSPAIAVDTETMGLLPQRDRLCLIQLCNPEGQVTAIRISRGQTVAPNLQILMEATHIVKVFHFARFDVATLRQNLDIVVQPIFCTKIASKLARTYTNRHGLKDVVLELEKVELDKSSQCSDWGNASNLSDAQLSYAANDVRYLLSVREKLTAMLQREERWQVAQECFQVLSTIVSLDLLQFKDLFEH from the coding sequence ATGACATTACCAGATTTTCAAGTTGGCGATGGCGATTTAAATGATGCAACTCTTTCTGAGTATTTAAAATCCCCAGCTATCGCTGTTGATACGGAAACAATGGGACTTTTACCTCAGCGCGATCGCTTGTGTCTGATTCAACTCTGTAACCCAGAAGGACAAGTTACTGCTATTCGGATTTCTAGGGGACAAACAGTAGCACCAAATTTGCAAATTCTCATGGAAGCAACCCATATTGTCAAAGTTTTTCACTTTGCTAGGTTTGATGTTGCCACTTTACGGCAGAATTTAGATATTGTTGTGCAACCGATTTTTTGTACTAAAATTGCTAGTAAGTTAGCCCGGACTTATACAAATCGTCACGGACTAAAAGATGTGGTTTTAGAATTAGAAAAGGTGGAGTTAGATAAAAGTTCCCAATGTTCTGATTGGGGTAATGCGAGTAATTTATCTGATGCACAATTAAGTTATGCGGCTAATGATGTCCGTTATTTGTTAAGTGTCCGAGAAAAGCTCACAGCTATGTTACAACGGGAAGAACGTTGGCAAGTTGCCCAAGAATGTTTTCAAGTTTTATCAACAATTGTTAGTTTAGATTTATTACAATTCAAGGACTTATTTGAACATTGA
- a CDS encoding type II toxin-antitoxin system RelE family toxin, translating into MYVIAFTTLENINSLEEIPDIKAMRGYNDRYRIRINDYRVGIEVNGDIIEVMRVLHRREFYRYFP; encoded by the coding sequence ATCTACGTAATTGCATTTACAACTCTAGAAAACATCAATTCTTTGGAAGAGATTCCTGATATTAAAGCTATGCGAGGTTATAATGATCGTTATCGCATTCGCATTAATGATTATCGTGTTGGCATAGAAGTTAATGGAGATATTATAGAAGTAATGCGCGTTCTACACCGTCGGGAATTTTATCGTTATTTTCCATAA
- the thrS gene encoding threonine--tRNA ligase gives MSPNQETQPVEKIYLPRTSESETLKKIRHTASHIMAMAVQKLFPKVQVTIGPWIENGFYYDFDSPEPFSDKDLKTIQKEMVKIINRKLPLIREEVSREEAQRRIEAINEPYKLEILGDIKQEPITIYHLGEQWWDLCAGPHLENTSEINPKAIELESVAGAYWRGDENKAQLQRIYATAWETPEQLAEYKRRKEEALRRDHRKLGKELGLFIFSDLVGPGLPLWTPKGTLLRTILEDFLKKEQLKRGYLPVVTPHIARVDLFKTSGHWQKYKEDMFPLMAEDEEARAIEQGFVMKPMNCPFHIQIYKSELRSYRELPMRLAEFGTVYRYEQSGELGGLTRVRGFTVDDSHLFVTPEQLDSEFLNVVDLILSVFKSLQLKNFKARLSFRDPASDKYIGSDEAWDKAEGAIRRAVQQLGMEHFEGIGEAAFYGPKLDFIFSDALEREWQLGTVQVDYNLPERFDLEYVAEDGSRQRPVMLHRAPFGSLERLIGILIEEYAGDFPLWLAPVQIRLLPVGDLQLDFTKEVAAKMVALGIRAEVDTSGDRLGKLIRNAEKDKIPVMAVVGAKEVETNSLSIRTRASGELGVIIVDEVVDKITEAITNFSNF, from the coding sequence ATGTCCCCAAATCAAGAAACCCAACCAGTCGAAAAAATCTATTTACCCCGAACCAGCGAATCAGAAACACTAAAAAAGATTCGTCACACAGCTTCCCATATCATGGCTATGGCAGTACAAAAGCTGTTTCCCAAGGTGCAAGTTACAATTGGTCCTTGGATTGAAAATGGGTTTTATTATGACTTTGATAGTCCAGAACCCTTTAGCGATAAGGATTTAAAAACCATTCAAAAAGAAATGGTCAAGATTATTAATCGCAAATTACCATTAATTCGGGAAGAAGTCAGCCGCGAAGAAGCACAACGCCGCATTGAAGCCATTAACGAACCCTATAAACTGGAAATTCTCGGAGATATCAAACAAGAACCCATCACAATTTACCATTTGGGAGAGCAATGGTGGGATTTGTGCGCTGGACCTCACCTCGAAAATACCAGCGAAATTAATCCCAAAGCTATAGAGTTAGAAAGCGTTGCGGGTGCTTATTGGCGCGGAGATGAAAACAAAGCTCAATTACAGCGCATTTATGCCACAGCTTGGGAAACTCCCGAACAATTAGCAGAGTATAAACGCCGCAAAGAAGAAGCCCTGCGCCGTGATCATCGTAAACTGGGTAAAGAACTCGGATTATTTATCTTTTCCGATTTAGTCGGACCTGGTTTACCTTTGTGGACTCCCAAAGGGACTTTGTTAAGAACGATTTTAGAAGACTTCCTCAAAAAAGAACAATTAAAACGGGGTTATTTACCTGTAGTTACTCCCCATATTGCCAGAGTTGATTTATTTAAAACATCTGGACATTGGCAGAAATACAAGGAAGATATGTTTCCTTTAATGGCTGAAGATGAGGAAGCAAGAGCCATAGAACAGGGTTTTGTCATGAAACCGATGAACTGCCCTTTCCACATCCAAATATACAAGAGTGAATTACGCTCTTATCGGGAATTACCGATGCGTTTGGCGGAATTTGGTACAGTTTACCGTTATGAACAGTCGGGAGAATTGGGTGGTTTAACCAGAGTGCGCGGTTTTACCGTTGATGATTCTCATTTATTCGTGACTCCCGAACAGCTAGACAGTGAATTTCTCAATGTTGTAGATTTGATTTTGAGCGTTTTCAAAAGTCTGCAATTGAAGAATTTCAAAGCTAGATTGAGTTTCCGTGACCCAGCTAGTGATAAGTATATCGGTTCTGATGAAGCTTGGGATAAAGCGGAAGGGGCAATTCGTCGCGCTGTGCAACAATTGGGAATGGAGCATTTTGAAGGAATTGGGGAAGCGGCTTTTTATGGACCCAAGCTGGATTTTATCTTCAGTGATGCTTTAGAACGGGAATGGCAATTGGGAACTGTGCAGGTAGATTATAATTTACCGGAACGCTTTGATTTAGAATATGTGGCGGAAGATGGTTCGCGTCAACGTCCAGTAATGCTTCACCGCGCGCCCTTTGGTTCTTTGGAACGATTAATTGGAATTTTAATTGAAGAGTACGCGGGTGATTTTCCTCTGTGGTTAGCACCTGTACAAATCAGGTTATTACCTGTCGGTGATCTTCAGTTAGATTTTACCAAAGAGGTGGCTGCTAAGATGGTTGCATTGGGTATTCGGGCGGAAGTGGATACCAGTGGCGATCGCTTGGGTAAGTTGATTCGCAACGCCGAAAAGGATAAAATCCCCGTCATGGCGGTGGTTGGTGCGAAGGAAGTCGAAACCAACAGTTTGAGTATTCGTACCCGCGCTTCTGGGGAGTTGGGAGTCATAATTGTAGATGAGGTTGTGGATAAAATCACAGAAGCAATTACTAACTTTAGTAACTTCTAA